The Gemmatimonas aurantiaca T-27 DNA segment ATACGCGGTTGTCCTGCAGGCGTTCGCCGTTGTTCACGAACGTCTTGAGGCTGTCCGCGCCGGCGGGCGTGAGGTTGTCGATGTTGTTGTTGAAACCAAAGGCCGACGAGCGGCCGGCTTCGAGCACCCACAGCGACGTGTAGCCACCGGCATTGCCGTTACGGAAGCGCGGCGAGTCGGTCTCGTTGTACGAGAGCGAGCCCTGGTACTTGCCCTTGGTGCCGATGTTGGCGCCCACCGCATTGCGGAAACCGAAGGCGCTGTTGTCGCCGTACACGCGGTGACTCTGGCTGGCGCGCAGGTTGCCCGAGAGGCTGTACGTGATGGCGTTGTTGCCGCCTTCGATGCCGGCCGAGTACTGCTGCGAGAAGCCGTTGCGATACAACAGGTCCCGCGTGGCCTTGAAGAAGTGGAACTGGGTCTGCGGGGTGTCGTATCCCGAGCGCACTTCGAAGAAGCCCTTCGTACCGCCCTGGCTGCCACGCTTGGTGAAGATCTGAATGACGCCGTTGGCGGCGTCCGATCCGTACAACGTGGTGGCCGCACCGCCGGGGATGAACTCGATGCGCTCGATGTTGTCCATCGGCAGGTCGGCGATGGCGCTGGTGGCGGCACCCTGTGCCCGATTGCCGGACGTGTTCATGCCCAGCGCGGCCTGCGTGTTCAGGTTGTCCATGCGCACACCATCTACATAGATGACGGGCGTGGAGTTGTTGCTCACCGACGTCACGCCACGCGTGCGCATGATGGACGTCGTGCCGGGCTGGCCCGACGTGAGGCGGATCTGCGCGCTGGGCAGATTGGTCTGCAGCAGTTCGTCGAGGCGCTTGGCCGGTGAGGCCTCGATCTTTTCGGCGCTGACGACGTCCACCGTGGTGGCGATGCGTCGCTTGGAGATTTCACCGCCCTGACCCGTCACGACGACCGCGTCGAGATCGAGCGGCTGCACATCGAGCGCGACATTCACCGTGGCCGTCTGTCCGGCCGTGATGGTGATGGGTGCACCCTTGTTGGCGTACCCGATCATGCGCACGCTGATCATGCGCTGGCCGGGCTGCACTTCGGTCAAACGATAGCGACCATCATTGTCGGTGCGCACGACGCGGTCACGATTGTTGTCGGCAAACACTTGCGCGCCGGGCAGTGGCACGCCGGATCGCCCATCCGTTACCCGTCCCGTGACTATGCCATTGGCGCTGGAGGGGGCACTACCTGGAGCCTGGGCTCGAAGCGGAGAGGTCCCCAGCACGCACAACAGCGTGCCAAGGAGAACGCCGGACCATCGAGAACGTCGCGTCATCGAATGTTCCTCGGTGGAAACTGCGTACCACGTGGCACACGCAGATGGCGTGGGTCGGTGGCGGTGGGCTGAACGCGCTGGAGGGGAGCACTGCGGTGACGGCGTTCACGTCACGGGTACGACGACAACAGGCGCGCACGCGGGTAGCGGGATCGACAAACCACCCGCGACACGCGCGGGTTCGTTCCGACACCTACGTCAAACGGCGGTGGTACCAGTCAGCTCGAGCAGGGACAGGGCGAGCACCTTCGTGGAGTGCATCAGGTCGGCGATATCGCAGTACTCGTCCGGCTGGTGCGCCAGGTCGAGGATGCCTGGCCCATAGGCCACACAATTGGGGACACCCGCGATGCGATCGACGTGCTTGTGGTCGTACGTGCCCGGGCTTGCCGCGAGCAACACAGGACGTCCAAGCACCTGTTGCACTGAACGTTCGAGCGACGCCACCACCGATGCGCCGTCCGGGGTCTTCACCGGATGCACGATCATGAGGTCACGCAACTCGAAGAGCAGCTCGGGGGTTTCCCGAGCCGCCGTTTCCAGCAGATCCACGATCTCGGCGCGTGTGGCGTCGAAGCCTTCTTCCGCGAGGAAGCGGCGATCGAAAATGGCGCGGCAGATATCCGCCACACACGGCGTCTGTATACCATCGACCGGCTGGCCGCCGGCTATACCATTGATATTGAGCGTGGCGTGCCGAGCCCCATCGGGCTTCACCGGCACCGCCGTTGTGCGAGACTGCAGCACCGGCATGAGCACGCGCCGGATGCGATCGAGAATTACGCCCATATGCTCGATCGCGTTGGCGCCCAGAAACGGCATGGAACCGTGTGCGATGCGGCCGCGCGTGATCACCTCGAACCAATACACACCACGGTGACCGATGTAGATGCGGTCGGTGTTGGTCGGCTCCGTGATGATGACCGCATCGGTACGATCGGCACTGACACGCCCCTGCTGCGCGAGGTACGCCATACCGGCGAACCCCCCGCTCTCTTCATCCACCGTGCCGCTGATTTCCACCGATCCATGAAGTGGAACTCCTGCACGGCGAATGGCTTCCGCCGCATAGATGGCCGCCGTGATG contains these protein-coding regions:
- a CDS encoding acetylornithine deacetylase/succinyl-diaminopimelate desuccinylase family protein — its product is MSNPHAIDRVFAAIDAAEDEMVSFTSEMIRIPTVNPPGDAYVECAEFIGRRLVECDFAVDYPVAEGRPEHTPQHPRMNVVGLRRGRSDRPLVHLNGHFDVVPAGNGWTVDPFGGEVKNGRIYGRGTCDMKAGITAAIYAAEAIRRAGVPLHGSVEISGTVDEESGGFAGMAYLAQQGRVSADRTDAVIITEPTNTDRIYIGHRGVYWFEVITRGRIAHGSMPFLGANAIEHMGVILDRIRRVLMPVLQSRTTAVPVKPDGARHATLNINGIAGGQPVDGIQTPCVADICRAIFDRRFLAEEGFDATRAEIVDLLETAARETPELLFELRDLMIVHPVKTPDGASVVASLERSVQQVLGRPVLLAASPGTYDHKHVDRIAGVPNCVAYGPGILDLAHQPDEYCDIADLMHSTKVLALSLLELTGTTAV